In Mercenaria mercenaria strain notata chromosome 15, MADL_Memer_1, whole genome shotgun sequence, a single genomic region encodes these proteins:
- the LOC128548870 gene encoding carbohydrate sulfotransferase 15-like produces MKDWLKVFPRGQFYITTTEMYSQSPSQILQEAFDFLDLRKLTQKEVDQFGRAERKYVTKNKEKAGKMLKKTRDILERLYGTFTKELATILDDDKYLW; encoded by the exons ATGAAAGACTGGCTAAAGGTTTTCCCGAGAGGGCAATTTTACATAACAACAACTGAGATGTATTCCCAGTCTCCGAGTCAGATCCTGCAAGAGGCATTTGATTTTCTTGATCTAC gaAAGCTTACTCAGAAAGAAGTAGATCAATTTGGAAGAGCTGAAAGGAAGTACGTCACAAAGAATAAAGAAAAGGCGGGAAAAATGTTGAAGAAGACAAGAGATATTCTTGAGCGGTTGTATGGAACATTTACTAAAGAGCTAGCAACTATTCTTGACGATGATAAATATCTGTGGTAG